In Tachypleus tridentatus isolate NWPU-2018 chromosome 7, ASM421037v1, whole genome shotgun sequence, a genomic segment contains:
- the LOC143256409 gene encoding adenosylhomocysteinase-like 1 isoform X6 → MAGIMALRKRAEQDKPLKGAKIVCCIHINAQTAVLIETLVALGASIRLAACNIYSTQNEVGAALAEAGISVFSWKGESEEDFWWCIDRCVHADNWQPNMILDDGGDATHLMSKKHPALFKMIKGIVEESVTGVHRLYQLSKAGKLSVPAMNVNDSVTKTKFDNLYSCRESILDALKRSTDVMFGGKLVLVCGYGEVGKGCCSALKGMGAVVYLTEIDPICALQACMDGFKVVKISEVIRNIDILITATGNKNVVTREHMDKMKNGCIICNMGHSNTEIDVQSLRTPDLTWEKVRSQVDHIIWPDGKRLILIAEGRLVNLSCSSIPSFVVSITAASQALALIELYNAPNGRYKSDVYLLPKKMDEYVASLHLPCFDAHLTELTDEQAKYMGLNKAGPFKPNYYRY, encoded by the exons atGGCAGGCATCATGGCACTTCGGAAACGTGCCGAGCAGGATAAACCACTGAAGGGGGCCAAGATTGTCTGTTGTATCCACATCAATGCTCAGACAGCA GTTTTAATCGAGACACTTGTAGCACTTGGAGCCAGTATCAGATTAGCTGCTTGTAACATTTATTCTACACAG AATGAGGTCGGAGCAGCTCTAGCAGAAGCAG GTATTTCAGTATTTTCATGGAAGGGAGAATCTGAGGAAGATTTCTGGTGGTGTATAGATCGCTGTGTCCATGCCGACAACTGGCAACCCAACATG ATATTGGATGATGGCGGAGATGCTACACACTTGATGTCTAAGAAGCATCCCGCTCTCTTTAAGATGATAAAGGGTATTGTTGAGGAAAGTGTTACTGGTGTTCACAGGCTCTACCAGCTCTCTAAGGCTGGAAAACTATCAGTTCCAGCCATGAATGTCAACGATTCTGTGACAAAG ACTAAATTTGACAATCTGTACAGTTGTCGGGAAAGTATTCTGGATGC GCTAAAAAGGTCAACAGATGTAATGTTTGGTGGAAAACTGGTTCTTGTATGTGGCTATGGAGAA gTAGGAAAAGGTTGTTGCTCGGCCTTAAAAGGCATGGGAGCCGTGGTTTATTTAACCGAAATCGACCCTATCTGTGCCCTTCAGGCATG CATGGACGGGTTTAAGGTTGTGAAAATTTCAGAAGTCATTCGAAACATTGATATTCTTATAACAGCAACAG GAAACAAGAATGTGGTGACCAGAGAGCACATGGATAAGATGAAGAATGGCTGTATTATCTGTAACATGGGTCACTCCAATACTGAGATAGATGTT caaagtcTACGAACTCCCGATTTAACATGGGAAAAAGTTCGGTCTCAAGTGGATCACATTATCTGGCCAGATGGAAAAAGGCTTATTTTAATTGCTGag gGAAGACTTGTTAATCTCAGCTGTTCCAGCATCCCATCTTTTGTCGTTTCCATAACAGCAGCATCACAAGCTTTAGCTCTTATTGAACTGTACAATGCCCCAAACGGTCGCTACAAAAGTGATGTTTATTTGCTTCCAAAAAAAATGG ACGAGTATGTTGCCAGTCTTCATCTTCCCTGTTTTGATGCTCATCTTACTGAACTGACAGATGAACAAGCTAAATACATGGGGTTGAACAAAGCAGGGCCTTTCAAGCCTAACTATTATAG GTACTAA
- the LOC143256409 gene encoding adenosylhomocysteinase-like 1 isoform X5 has protein sequence MDLPNFKDRTRRRMSLPISRLVDSRKEGRRDSRRSSATSTCSSSSYTDTSSDDEGLTPREKVQKNTKGFSDFCVKNINQSAFGRREIEIAEQEMAGIMALRKRAEQDKPLKGAKIVCCIHINAQTAVLIETLVALGASIRLAACNIYSTQNEVGAALAEAGISVFSWKGESEEDFWWCIDRCVHADNWQPNMILDDGGDATHLMSKKHPALFKMIKGIVEESVTGVHRLYQLSKAGKLSVPAMNVNDSVTKTKFDNLYSCRESILDALKRSTDVMFGGKLVLVCGYGEVGKGCCSALKGMGAVVYLTEIDPICALQACMDGFKVVKISEVIRNIDILITATGNKNVVTREHMDKMKNGCIICNMGHSNTEIDVQSLRTPDLTWEKVRSQVDHIIWPDGKRLILIAEGRLVNLSCSSIPSFVVSITAASQALALIELYNAPNGRYKSDVYLLPKKMDEYVASLHLPCFDAHLTELTDEQAKYMGLNKAGPFKPNYYRY, from the exons CCTCGTATACTGACACAAGCTCTGATGATGAAGGGCTTACACCGAGGGAGAAAGTGCAGAAGAACACCAAAGGATTCAGTGACTTCTGTGTTAAAAATATCAACCAATCAGCATTTGGTCGTCGGGAAATTGAAATAGCAGAACAAG aaatGGCAGGCATCATGGCACTTCGGAAACGTGCCGAGCAGGATAAACCACTGAAGGGGGCCAAGATTGTCTGTTGTATCCACATCAATGCTCAGACAGCA GTTTTAATCGAGACACTTGTAGCACTTGGAGCCAGTATCAGATTAGCTGCTTGTAACATTTATTCTACACAG AATGAGGTCGGAGCAGCTCTAGCAGAAGCAG GTATTTCAGTATTTTCATGGAAGGGAGAATCTGAGGAAGATTTCTGGTGGTGTATAGATCGCTGTGTCCATGCCGACAACTGGCAACCCAACATG ATATTGGATGATGGCGGAGATGCTACACACTTGATGTCTAAGAAGCATCCCGCTCTCTTTAAGATGATAAAGGGTATTGTTGAGGAAAGTGTTACTGGTGTTCACAGGCTCTACCAGCTCTCTAAGGCTGGAAAACTATCAGTTCCAGCCATGAATGTCAACGATTCTGTGACAAAG ACTAAATTTGACAATCTGTACAGTTGTCGGGAAAGTATTCTGGATGC GCTAAAAAGGTCAACAGATGTAATGTTTGGTGGAAAACTGGTTCTTGTATGTGGCTATGGAGAA gTAGGAAAAGGTTGTTGCTCGGCCTTAAAAGGCATGGGAGCCGTGGTTTATTTAACCGAAATCGACCCTATCTGTGCCCTTCAGGCATG CATGGACGGGTTTAAGGTTGTGAAAATTTCAGAAGTCATTCGAAACATTGATATTCTTATAACAGCAACAG GAAACAAGAATGTGGTGACCAGAGAGCACATGGATAAGATGAAGAATGGCTGTATTATCTGTAACATGGGTCACTCCAATACTGAGATAGATGTT caaagtcTACGAACTCCCGATTTAACATGGGAAAAAGTTCGGTCTCAAGTGGATCACATTATCTGGCCAGATGGAAAAAGGCTTATTTTAATTGCTGag gGAAGACTTGTTAATCTCAGCTGTTCCAGCATCCCATCTTTTGTCGTTTCCATAACAGCAGCATCACAAGCTTTAGCTCTTATTGAACTGTACAATGCCCCAAACGGTCGCTACAAAAGTGATGTTTATTTGCTTCCAAAAAAAATGG ACGAGTATGTTGCCAGTCTTCATCTTCCCTGTTTTGATGCTCATCTTACTGAACTGACAGATGAACAAGCTAAATACATGGGGTTGAACAAAGCAGGGCCTTTCAAGCCTAACTATTATAG GTACTAA